AGGAACTGCCATAGGATTTTTGCTAACAACACTGTATTATCATTTATTCGTTtaccaaacatttatttaaacataaaccaattgcttTGTGCATTATCTACACTCATATATGACCTatcagtgaaatattatttcctGGTTTATGTTTagaaacaacattttaattttactatattaatataatataattattataaagcatgtataatgtaatataaaagcTTGTTTCACTTGTTTGGCAAATCGTGTCAACcaattcactgaaaagaaccgaTTCAAAAGAACCATTCGTTTGAGAATCAGAACTCACAGTTTAGAACATTGTAATCGAGTCAAGTTCGTTTTTGAAGAGTCAGTGCTCATGTTTCCATTAGAGGGCAGCAGGGCACCAACGCCATGCTTCTCTTCAGTTAGGcctcacaaaacatttaaacccaccattaaaaaaaaaattaacatttttttttttttaattcgacaTCATAGTTTCATTCATAATATTTTCTAATTAATccgtaacacattttttttaggtAATTTGTTTCTGTTGTACTTAGTCTGTACTTTTAAAAATTGACGTATAGAAATATGactaaaagagagaaagagcagtAAGAGTTCAAACTCTTAAATCAACTACGATTTAAATGAAGCTTTATCATTAAGACAGACTAATGAAATTGGTACagcatatatatttaatacaaatataaacatcCTACAAATCAAATAGCATATAGGCTACTAATGCTTACAAACAAACTTACCTGAATAATCTAAGCTATGGATTATGTGATCAAAAATCATACTGAACGTACTACAAAAGAAATAATACTGAACATACTAAActatcaaaataaatgaaactgtCGCTTCTGTATAAATGTATAGTTCCACCTGATAAAGTGTCTTAACGTACATCAGCCCTTTTACAtataaatacagttttattagAAATCACAAAAGAACAATCTGAGTAAGTAAAACATCAGTGTAACTCCTGTGTCAACTCTAATGATGTAATAACACAAGAGATAATGTCTTAACACATCACAAATGTCTCTGCTAGCTCTGTTCTCTGATATAGACACATGTATGAATCACACAGCAGTCGGCGCACCAGCTCACTGCACTGACTCACATCTGCTTTGGATATTTCCTCTTCAGATTGGGAAAAGAAGTCTCCGACCTCAGGACAAGACCTGATCACGGGAACATTGTAGCCATTGTTATCATCACCTaaggataaaaaaataagatattgaGGGAATAACTACATTTGAACACCCATTTTAGTGATAAAAAACATTTGATGGTTATAGAATCTATAATGGAGGGATTATAAAAGGATTTGTGAAACCTCAGTGGAGTAATCGCAAATTACGTAAATATacagattacatttaaatatgttgGAGATTTAACATATTTGACATACCGCATCGGTCAGCCATGCTGTCGAAAAAGATCCAGGACCGTTGGTTAGGCCCATATTTAACAAAAGACACATAATGGCTGGTGTCTATACAGAGGACTGCAAACAGCTGCATCTGGTGCCTCTGTATAGGTGCATCTTCAGGAAGATGATCTGGAACTGTAAGTTTGTGAGGTGTATGTTCCTTTCGGGAGGGATGAATGTGAACCTGTAGAAAAGAGTAAAAATATTTGGGTTTGACTGTGGGTGAAGGCAtatggatgaaaaaataaaaacatgtaaaatgcattgcatcacaGAACTGTAGAAatttaaagtagataaataaGTTTTTAGTATAAGGTGCACTACCTGTGTGTTGCAGGTGGAGCAATATTGCTTAATTTTGCCTGGTTGGAGCTTATGGTCCGTCAGGCACTGGACACACTCATATTCTGCAAGATGACCACACAGAAAACATTCCTTGGGAGCTGCCGGAGAAATCAGGAGAAGCGTCAGAGATATTGCATCTGAAACTCTCCAATATCtgctttcacaaaacaaatattatcagGAGCAGATTTCATTTAGAAATATACTTGTTAAACTCACAGCAATTCAAGATGTCTGTGATGTCCAGCTCTGTCGAGGGAATGATTTTAGGGAACATCTTGAACTTCTTTCCAAACCGTGGCATCTGAACTATAAGGCAAGATGGattctaaaatgaaataaaaaaggtttGATTAATAATGCATACTTCTGTTTACATTGTATCTACGAAGTAGGAAACTATGAGACATAAACAATTGAATTTAAATCTAATTTACGCTATAATAAATTAACAAACCTCTTCAAACTTTAGATTGCTTGACACGAAAGACATCTCAAGCAGCTGCTGAACTGAAGGCACAGCTCGCACCTGATTCTTCTCTACAATGATCTGATGCGTATAGGCGTCCTGTGCCGAGTCTCCATGTGACCTAAAAAAACCCACATACAGGTGTTAAGATATTCAGTTTAAGCTTGTTTGCACAGAATGTACACCAAGTTTTGGTTAAAAAACCTTTGGGTCAGTAAcattaataaaattttttttaaggtttcttatattcaccaaggctgcatttgtttgatcaaaaatatagttatataatatgttaaatatgttattatgttactttttaaatagccaatttaatgttttttaaaatgtaatttaaatctgTTACAGCAACGCTCGAAAGCAGGCATTactcagtctttagtgtcacttgatccttcagaaatcattctaatatgctgatttggtgtatATCATAAGATtacataacataataaaatataaaataagcagTGCAACTGAAACAAACCTGATTTTGAGCAATGGTTCTATGTGTAAAACATGCTTTAGTAGTAGGGTGATGAACTCCTCTGGATCTTAAGGAAATAGCAGTAAAATGTTTTAGAGATCAGTGTAAGATTAGCTCTAAGCCATAGATGAAAATCTTGCAGCTCTACATCAAACAAGTAAATGGCTGCTCTGGGATAGTTAATACCTTTCTCCTCTGTAGCAAAAGATTTGCAGCCCAGCTGTTTACGAAACTTCATCACACTCTCTGCTGGAACAAAGCCTGATCTGTAGAGAGAGGCAGGGGTCATATGAGCACACTCATATGCTCAATTTACTCATTTACTCAAGCTCCACAAACACAGCTGTGCATTAGCTTTGTTACGTGACATTCCTATGTATTAAGAGCCTTTACCTGCGTAAACGGTTCACAATGTCCCATCTTAAAATGTGTGAAATGCCTTCCTCTGTATCTGCTGATCTGTTAAACATTCTGTTGAAAGCTGTGGATGATGTGAAGAGACTGtaaaagcagagagagagaaaaaaagaaaatgcatcaaAACACATAAATGAAACATGAAATAACATTAGTTTCTTGAGATGTTTACCTAAAGAGAGTGGCATCTAGATAGCAGGAGTTGAAGTGACCTTGGATTCCCTTCATTCTGCCAACCAGACGAGACAAAACATCTTGCTCAGCAACAGGGGGAACATCTTCAGTTAAATCTTCCAGGAGTGTGACTAAGAtggaaaaaaattaacaataaaataacaatctTGAGGCCTTTAACATTGAGCATGTTTCTGTAagcggaggaaaaaaaaaaaggtctcacCTGAGGGAGGTTCAACTGGTTTCGGGATCTCATTCGGGATGAACAGAAATCTGCTGTCTGGTTTGCAGTTTGTCAGAGGCACATACAAAGCTTTGCTTCCTTCACATGTGAAATACCGCTTTGTATCAAATGTCCCATCTGAACAAGTTGCCACCTCATTGTCCTGAAAGGGTTtggttattattttgtattatttacaagCATGAAACACCACATAATCAGCACATGCTTTGTACTGAGAGAGAAAAATGTCGCTGCTCACCAGTTCAAGTCCTGCCCAGCAATTTTTCTTTCCCTCTGGAACTCCAATCCATCTGATCACCCCATACACGGTCTGTCCATTCAAAGATATGACCTCTGCCATGGACCCCACCTCCAAAGAATAATGGGACAAGGCATGAATGGAGCTGGATACATCCGTGTTTAATAAGATACTTTGCTTTTCTGAATTGTGTGAGTTGAGACCTGCCATGGAATTGATGTGAgacactgttttttgttttaaacctaaaaagggaaaacatgtaaataatattactgCATGTATCACCTGACTTAATTACTGAAGTCATGTAAATGAAACCATTTAATCTTGGTATGAAGCATGCTAGATGCTATGAATTCTTTAGAGACTGACGACACAGTTTTTCCAGTTTAAGATAACAATCTTTTTCGCAGTCTAGTTGTAGGATCTCTTAATATCCAGGACTGTTCAACTATGTTTTAAGGGCTAAAAAGATGATTAACTGACCCAAATCACCACTGTCTCTCAGCGGTTGCCTGGTGTTTAAATGTGATGGAGCCACCTGGACAATGTCAGCTGCACTGAAGAAGGGAAGAGGGGCAGACTTCTTCGACAAAATATCACGCTCAGTCTCCTATGGAAAAAAATTCAACAGCATGTAAAGAGATCAAGTGGATTCTTTACATCATTAACATGATTATTTCCTTTGCATTCTGAGGATTTTGTCTATGTGGTCAAATGGTCAACACTTATGTCACAGTTCAAAAGTGCATGTTTAGATTATGTGGAAGTTAAGGATTttccattacatttacatttacatttcggCATTTcggcatttagcagatgcttttatccaaagcaacttacagtgcattcaggctaaacaTTTATTTACCAGTATGCATCCTACACACAAGTAAACACAAAAAACATTTCCTCATATGAAAAATTCttaataaaaatgctgtgtaaaatATATCTGAaccaatatattttagtttacaattAATATTAGCATTCatgttattttagtaaaaaattacttaataataatatatattgtgtttgtgtgtgtgtgtgtgtgtgtgtgtgtttgtgtgtgttgagcagaagaaagaaataaacaCAGGTTTGGAACTTGAGTGTGTgcagatgatgacagaattttaattttcatttaaatgtaatatatttacatttatttagatctacatttattcatttagcagacgctttatgtaaatgcaaatgtaatgtaatatatattctatttattttaaaataacatgtatataaaacaatcataaaagacttttatatatttgttttcatgaATTAATGGGAAACAAATTGGCAGCTGAAGATGCATTTCCTCACCACTAAGTCCAGCTCAAATCCAAGCTTCTGCAAGACTCCTGGTTTGTCTTTCTTGCCTaattgaatcacatttttgacGAGGCATGGCTGAAGGTCCTTCTTGTGTTTGACCACTACAAGATCATCCTGAGCAAGAGCACAGATTGCAGTGAAGAGCTGGATGTTGTACAGGAGCTCCAGCCGCCTGCTGGTAGGAGAAACGGACAGAAGTAGCTGAGCTTGATGGCGTGTGAGTGGGTATGTGTCCTGCTTCTTCACCATGCCACTGCTCCTGGCGCCGCCACCTCGTCCATAAACCATTCCTATGAGATCTCCTGCTGCTGTCTCCGCATCCGCGCGCCCAATAGACCCACGAGACAAGCCCTTCTTACTTCTCTTCACTACAATAAAGTAGCACTCCTGACCTTCCTCGTTCCGTTCCATGTTGAAGAGTGTTTGTTCAATGCAGTGCACGTTAAATGACAGCAAATGCCTTATGAACACAGAGGGAGTCAGTTATCTACTACTAGTCAGTTGTGATGTCATTCTGACATTCCAATGTTGACATGCAACAAAATCATGACACTTAAGATGCCCATCTGTGTTAGCAAGAAAATCGGTAATACAAAAAGCAATATcaaattattttcagtttattatatataattttaatgatttgAATACGTTTGCATTATGAGATTGAAAGATTATTTAATCAGTGCAgcttatattttacattacagaAAACCCAACCAACAAATATTCAATTAAGTTAAAGACGTGTTTTGAGCACGTTCATGTCGCCATTTATCATATTCAAAAGTCTGAAATGTTAGTTCCTTATTCGTTTGCTTTTGTGTGCACACTTTTTGTCACATGTACTTTGGTTGAAAACACCTGACCTCAGATATCTGAGTGTCTGACTTCTTTAACTTGATGGACTTGTTTTGTAACTTGTTCTTAGCATTGTCAAATACTTTTGTTGAAATATTAAAGGCTAAGAATTCAAGCTCTTAGAGGTGAATGACACCATCCACACTTCCATATGCACTTAACTGAACTGAAAATGTaggcaaaataatattttaatttgactgAAAGAAAAGAACAAATCATAACCACAGCTgtgtaaaaaatttatatatatatatatatatatatatatatatatatatatatatatgtaaaaatgggTAAACTATGAGTTAACACAATAAAACAAGTCATGCATTTCATCTTCACCTGCTTCATGTGTTCAGATTGCTTTCTGTCAGCGTCAGATAAAACTACAGGGaactttcacagaaaaaaaaactcccaAATAGCTATGGACACCACATGGCATATTTGAAATTTATCTTGCTGCTCGTCAGATCAGGTGATGTCTAAGTATGAAGATGTGTTAAAGGTGTTCACTACTTGCGTGATAGCATGTCCTATGAGATCTTTTGACAGATTTTTAATGTAAATGGTGAGGTTGACCAAGTATCCTTGATTCTGTTGACAAGACATAGCAAAACAGATTTTACTCAGATGGCAATAAATGTCCAGCTTCATGTGGATATAGTGTATACTGTTCCAACACCATCTTGGTCTGCCTTAAATTTATGTGACCTGTTAACATGAAAACACCTGCATTCTGTGAATCTGTGTGGTTTATGCTGAAGGGCTATGATGTCCtcagtgagaaagaaagaaaacagaataacCAGTGAACTGCTAACATTCTCTCTGCTCTACTTGCCTTATATTAACTGAGGAAAGCAAGAGAAAGAACGtaaggggatagttcaccaaaattaACATTCTCTTTTgattgttggtaaccaaacacactgtaaaaaagtgatttttttttaaacttgttaaTAAAGATAGCATCAGTTAACtaaattttacacacaaatactattttgtctttttacttcaaaatgtcacgtttaattcaataagctacttgaagtttcatttttatttatattacctAAATACATAAGTAAATTTAAATGGAACTGCCTAGgtagaaattaaagttaaaactcataagtatattttacttggaacCATTCGTTATGTTTACAAAGATTCTTTAAGATCGATGCCTATAGCATCTTTGGTttccaaaattcttcaaaatatcttcatttgtgttcaagAAACTCAAgcaagtttggaacaacttaagcgtaagtaaattatgacaaaatctTTGAGAGGAaccatcaatttaaaaaaagtggggaaaaaaagaaagtgaattggaatttgtgctctgcatttaatccatccaagagcacacacacacagcagtgaatggtgaacaaacgcacacacacacacacacacacacacacacacacacacacctggagcagaaACTTTTGAAACTGAACAGAAATCAGAACAAATAGTTAACAATTTATGACATTTTGTAAGCCAcagatgaattaaaataataataatattaaacaacaataaatgtcaaaaattaactagaatattttatatatactatccaccttatttttaacataagAGCAGCCATGATAACTTGAATGGCTTTAGGTGTCACTTGTGTCCAGTTATTTTCCTTGTACAAAAATAGTCTATTTTGCTGCTTGATACTGCAAACTGGTAATTATTAgcatattatttcaaataataatcataatcatagaCACACTGGTTTTCAGGGCAAatagttttaccgtttactgcactttaTTTTTCTTCTATTTATTTCCTTAATACAGCTAATGACTTGGAAGTCTTGCACATTCAAAGAAAATAGCTTACTTCTGTGTTGCAAATAGTGGACAATgcttcattttaaaagattgttcagctgacaaaaataaataaaacaatcagtAGACAAAAAGCCCACAAAGCAGTTATCATTTAAGACTGTGATACCACTGGAAGACAGTCATGCCTCATTGACCAAAGGAAAGAAGACAAGGGCTACTTTCATGACTAGACCACACACACTAGGCGAACCCATACTCCCCCTCGTGGTTTTAATGGTGCACTGCATGACAAAGAGACATGCCTTGTGCAAAAACGTAACATATATGCCTATATTGAGTAAAACAGCCCAGTTTTTTATGAATAAACCACAGTCAGGTTAGCAAGTATCTGTCTTAACCCTTTGCTTTAAAGTTTTCAACACAATAAATGGATTTCcgtatataaaatatcaaactaAAATGAATTCAGCACAGTTTCTAAATAAGCTTAAATGTACAATGAAAGAAAACGGGAAAATTCAGAAGTCCTTCACTTCATTTTATTGCTGCATGACAGTCTAGTACAGTAATACTTTCTAATGGCCAACATTGTTTTAGAAGCCATAATTTTAGCTGCCACTGGATTTATTGTACACTACATTGTAAATCAAAAAAGTTCAAGCTTCATATCAAGCTTTCATTTTGAACCAAGGTACTTGCATGCTTGTTGACTCTTTCTGTATCTTAGTGACTAAAGTTGCGACGACTAGGCTGGTGGAGGAACACGCGATGTATGCGAGAGTAGTGTTGAGGAAGACGCTGGCGGATGTGGTTCTGGCGCTGAATGCAATTGCGGCTGAGATTGTGGCGGCTGGACCGAGCCTGAGCCCGCTGTATCCGGCCCACCTGTGTCACTTTGACCAGAGCCCCAGCCTGAGAAACCAACCGCTGAGATACTCGAACACTGCCTCGAGCAACAGGGACTTCTGGTTCATTGATGCTTtagaaacagaacaaaacacttctttaaatcaatcaatcaatccaatACTGACTTGTCAGAGTCAACATTTTTGCAACTTCTCAGTATGAATAAAGTTATACAGACTGCGACCTCTGAACAGGTGTATTGGTTTTACCTTGCATCACTGACCAAGCTGGTAGCACATTTCTCAGTGCTTGACAGGTTTCCTATCGACTTGAACTGCACCTCACTGGGTTCAGAGGATGTCTCTCCATTATATTctgtaatatagtaatatattctGATTATATTACTTACAGCCCCTAAATTATCTGCACTGTATTTTAACCCAATAAAGCATACTGTATAGCATATCAGCGGCTGCAAAAATTGCAcattttgctcagtttgggcctctGAGTAAAATTAAGAAGTTTTTCCTCCTTAAGTAAGCTCCACATACTCTTATAGTATATGTTCAATCCAATATAATGCTCTTCTGATTAGTATTTCATATTTCAGTCTTTGCAGGGTTTTCATATCAGTTGTACTCTGTACTCACCAGCTGCACTGACCAGGAGCCAGCCCTCCTCATCCGCTTCTGGAGGCCCTGGTTTTGGTACAGTTGGTTCCTGAGTCGGTTTGTTCACGTTTCCAAAGAGCAGGTTTGTGAGCCGTtgaaacattgttataaattaaatgtgcttATTCTGAATAATTGGTGGTGAACTCCAATGCCTGGTACACGAGTCTCACACTTCTTCACTATGGCAGACGTTATGAGCAGATCTCCGCAGTATGACTTCAGCCAGACCTTGGGTAGAggacaaatatattatatatatataataatatatatatataataaatctgaACATTATATGATGCAGTGCCTGATTTGAATTATACCCACTAAACAAGACTTGAATTAAAACCAAGCTAAAAGCTATTTTAGGCTCATATCTCATATTGAGGCCACTCTTCCATAAAGTACTCCTATGTCAggcttcaatatttttttttttaggctcagCAACCATAAAGTAGTGATGAATAAACTAGAAAAGACAAGCTTCCAAATACCAAGGCGTTTCACCCATCCATGCACAGTtagaaatttaaaacaaaaattcaaTATGCTTCTTTAGTTAAAGATATGTTCGATATGTGACTTTCATTTAAAACCTATATCTGGTGATATTTGTTCATATGGCAACAAAGATGGATGAACTGAATTTTGGGAGTGCATTGTTGGACCCCAGCTCCATTGTTGGCGTCCATCTGTCGTCCCCCAGCTGGAGGGTGTGCCGTTAAAACAATACATTCATTTTCTCTGAAAACACAGCATCTGCATCATGTGGAAATGGTTTAATTTCGATggtttttatgcagtttttatttaGTAGTAGCATATCAAATAACTGTTTATGGAGGATTTTTGGGGGTAGCTGTTTTGCTCCCTCTCTTTGAACACTAATCATTTAGAAAGACATGTCGAGGAAAACACAAGGGCCACTGATTTATCCATTTGTGCAAAGCTATCAATACACACTAAAACTAATTATTCTGTAAaggaaatgtaaatgaaaaattctgtaaacattactaaaatatttaataaagctCATTCCGATTCTGATTAAGTAGCGTAAGCTTCGattattattaagaaatgaaatgtatgCATCTATACAAATgtctatacatacatatttacaaataaaacaaatttgggAATATACAGATTTTCTCGCACAGTTTAAATAAAgagtacaaataaaacatactacgTTACCTGCTTCTTTACAGAGCATTCGATTTTCCGACGtctaaatagtttaaaaaaatcttatttatttcgAGGTAGAGGTGCAGAATATatgctgttttgtttagtttctttTAGGTTTTGGAAATTGTTCCATGTAATTTATAACATCGCAGTAAATATCCCAACGAACAGctgatattaaaaacaaaaaagcccAGTGATTTAGACCCGCCCATATCTACAGGCTTGTCCAATAAGATTCATACACAAACTGATGGGTGGAGCCAGGATTCAAACTGGGCCTTTtatccggttttttttttttcatctatgaCCGACCTGGGAACAGTTTATAACACTATACTATAAAAGTCATTGGTCGACCGTTAGTCAAACTGATTCCTGTTCAGCCGTGAAGGAATGTAGATGGACATGTCGAGGGACGTAGTAACAAAATTTGAAAACCGCACAATCTGCCGCAGCAACTGGGTATGAAGGAGAGTTTTTAAAGGGATCGTTCCCTCAGAAATTAAAATTTGCCTTTAGTTCCAAACCAATATAGCTTGCTATCTTTCGTGGAACACTGTTGAATATTACAAGTTCAAGTTCCTTTATTTATACCCGAATGTAGATTTTGTTTGCAGTAGAGTCCTCATACAGATATATGAAACAGAGCACATATCACACATCATCAAAAACTACACACTTACTTGAACAGGTTTCGTTACTATTCGCTAACATTGTATGGAAAAGgtgcaatgaaagtcaataatGTCTCAAACATTCAGCATTACACCACAATGTTGCAACATCTTACAAAATCTGTCTGCGTTATTTAGCAAATGAGTCTTTATTCACTCTAAACACCACCTTCTCCACTATAATTTTGATAAGTACCTATAACTGTCCTACAGCTGACTTAATTAAAACAAACGCATCTATGGGTCACACTTGTGTTGTTCGGGTCAAAAGTGACAACACCTGAAATGtaactttattatattttcatttaaatcaatgtcatatatttttttattttgtgatttgagagaatttaattaaactaattaatatttatctaataattattatattttcctccatataatacttttttctaattcttttttaatacatttttttaatattggaGTTTTTcaggttaaagctgcagtccgtaaatTTAGCCTCTTTGTCGCCATCTATGTTTGAATACCTGGAATTGCAGTTCATTGTTTTGAGGTGTAGTACACAGAAAAAGAAAGTCAGTCACCGCACTTAATAATCAGATTCTAGCCtgtcttggaatatatgacccCAATAAGAATTGACACCATGTATTGTCATATGAACAAGTAACAAGTCTGCCATGCTTTGCTCTGATCAACAGAggaaaattgcattaaaataaatcgCGCTACCAATGGTGATTTTATCTAACGTTTgattagctcatatcacatcaaaccctGCAAATTATTGTTGTACTTTAttcttaaattattaatgttaacatcATCGGCGTTGCTGAATATAGTGTGTATATAAGCATGTATATTTCAATTTCTGTAGAGTCTAATCTCTAATTGTCACATTATTTGCATTtcatatttagaaattattttaa
The genomic region above belongs to Carassius gibelio isolate Cgi1373 ecotype wild population from Czech Republic chromosome A11, carGib1.2-hapl.c, whole genome shotgun sequence and contains:
- the LOC128022823 gene encoding ubiquitin carboxyl-terminal hydrolase CYLD-like; its protein translation is MERNEEGQECYFIVVKRSKKGLSRGSIGRADAETAAGDLIGMVYGRGGGARSSGMVKKQDTYPLTRHQAQLLLSVSPTSRRLELLYNIQLFTAICALAQDDLVVVKHKKDLQPCLVKNVIQLGKKDKPGVLQKLGFELDLVETERDILSKKSAPLPFFSAADIVQVAPSHLNTRQPLRDSGDLGLKQKTVSHINSMAGLNSHNSEKQSILLNTDVSSSIHALSHYSLEVGSMAEVISLNGQTVYGVIRWIGVPEGKKNCWAGLELDNEVATCSDGTFDTKRYFTCEGSKALYVPLTNCKPDSRFLFIPNEIPKPVEPPSVTLLEDLTEDVPPVAEQDVLSRLVGRMKGIQGHFNSCYLDATLFSLFTSSTAFNRMFNRSADTEEGISHILRWDIVNRLRRSGFVPAESVMKFRKQLGCKSFATEEKDPEEFITLLLKHVLHIEPLLKIRSHGDSAQDAYTHQIIVEKNQVRAVPSVQQLLEMSFVSSNLKFEENPSCLIVQMPRFGKKFKMFPKIIPSTELDITDILNCSPKECFLCGHLAEYECVQCLTDHKLQPGKIKQYCSTCNTQVHIHPSRKEHTPHKLTVPDHLPEDAPIQRHQMQLFAVLCIDTSHYVSFVKYGPNQRSWIFFDSMADRCGDDNNGYNVPVIRSCPEVGDFFSQSEEEISKADVSQCSELVRRLLCDSYMCLYQRTELAETFVMC